Below is a genomic region from Ziziphus jujuba cultivar Dongzao chromosome 7, ASM3175591v1.
CGTATCATTCCATGTCTTGAAGTAGGTCCCACATGGTGGGGCCCTTTCAGAACTATTACCGATCGAGTTGAAACAAGAGCCACACAAACTCGAATACGATGAGAGTGAgagtgagagtgagagagagagagagagagtggccAATCTGATTGATTTTGGTCAATAATTACTATGGCTTAGTACAGCCTCCGATTAGGAGACAGCTTGACGGCTTGACATCTCCTTTGCTttaatatattccaaaaaaaaatttcaaaaaaaataaattaaaaattttaaaaattataggtACTACGtggtcagtttttttttttttttttttttttttttttaatatatattttttaacacgTTCACTGCATTTTCCGGGAAAATTCCGGCAATAGACAAAAGCGAATAATGCCAATGCTCAAAATTAGTGTAAAACTACAACACCCGTGCCTTTCCACGACTTTCTCTGATACCAAACAGACCCCTTcattggaaaataaatatatcaactttcctcccaaagttttttttttttttttttttggtttccttcctttcacttttttttaacCCGAAATTACATTGATTCCTTGcagtaaaattaagaaaaaaaaaattaaaatcaaggaaagaaaaacagagaaaagcTCTTCCAGTTCCATTTCATGTAACTAAAAATTAAGACCATAACTAAAAACTAGACATAGCTTCGACAAATGTTATTTGCTAAATTGTCCTCCATTTCCTACTAGAGCCCTTTTTCGTTGGCCGTGCATTTCAGAGTGGAACTTTACCCATTTGAGAAAAAAAGTGAGCTTGATGATACTGACGAACTAGTACTGCTCTGATATGATCTTTGTCTGAAACAAACCAACGACATTCTTGGCGGCGATACTGCCACCGTCACTGACGACGATGACTGAGCTCCAGAGTCCGGTGGAGACCCTACAAAAATATCCCACAAATTTCAATTTCCCACATTTCACTTCCGCTTTCTTCCTCTtaccaccatttttttttttttcaccttgaCAACATCGTACCGACCAACACTTGAACTTCAGAATTATTAAGgttcttaataattttcttttgttgacTCCATATTTTCTTAGTGACCGAACACTACTACAAAAGAGGAAGGTATATATATTGCTGACTGGCCAGTTCAGAAAAAGTATTAAGGCTATGTAAAATAGAGCTTACTTTCAACACTATCCGAAGGTAAAATACGGGAATTTTCAGCCAGTAACTTGGGATTTtcttgatttggttgctgagtTTTTCTCCTGCGACGGTTGTGATCCGCCAACCTCTTCCGGCAACTGCGTTTTCCATTGTCGAACTCCGAAAGGAGGTGGAATCTGCAAGAGATTGTAAAAACTACATAAAcaaattgcctttttttttttttttgtttagtattattaataattaatatataataatcgaTATTATCTTGGGTGGGTGTGGTGTAGTTATTATGAAGTGGTTAATAAGAGCATAAAGAAGCAAGACAAACAGTACGTAAAATGAAAGCGTACTaaaaagatgtataatttaCGGACGCAAATGCCCTCGGGATTTTCACATATACGGTTGAACCAATGATTGGCTTCATAACGGACTCCAGGGGCACACTCGTCATTGGGTAGTTCAAGTCCAACCATATCCGAGCATCGAGCAGCGAGAGCGGTTGTGactttttttgatttttgggcAAACAAGGGTGAAATATTAAAAGCATTTTGGAGGGTAAGTTTGTCATTTCAAAGTTGTTAATCAAACAGAGAATTCGTAaaactaatcttttttttttttttttaaaaaaacaaataaacctaCTATAAAAAGTAAGGCACGTAAACGGAAAAACAGTATCGATTTTCGATCTTTAAGGACTCAAATGCCCCTCGGGATTAATCCCCGAGTACGGTGAAACCAATCATTGGCAGGGAAACACAACGGCGAGGGGTATTTCCGTCATTTGAGGAATCATCACACCCTCAGTGATTTGGATTTCACAGGGACAGAGGGAGGTGTCCATTATTGATGACTGTGATAGTGCAAAACTGGCACGATAGTACGCTGGATTTAGGAGAAAATGTGGGAAATGTGGATGTGTGCATGGCGAGGGGAGGTTCGGTAAATTTTCGGAAACTACCTGCTGCACTGTTGGCAGAATCGCTGAGTCAAACCGGCTGCGATCACGGTCGACGCTTTGGAGTGGAACTCGCAGACCTTGTGGCGTCGGTGGTAGTGCTTGGCGTGCGAGAGATCGGCATTGCATCCCTCCGCCTGGCATCTCGGCGAGTTGGTCGACCCCGGCTCCACGGGCCTCTGCCGCCTGTACAGCCTGTTCATGAAATCATCCTCCGACGAGAAGTACGTTCTGCCTCCCAAATTCAGCCCGATTCTCGAAGCGAAATCCACCGGCCGACATACCTCCTCGCTCTTCGGCACCAGCATGAACCCCTGACCTCCGTGTCCGCCGCCTCCAGTGACGGAATCAAGCGACAACATCGAGAGAGGTTGCGGAGGCGCGTACGACGACGTGGCAGCGTAGGCGCGTGGGTCATAGAGAGAGAGGGCGTGGTGGTTGTGATTGTGGTTGTGGTGGTGACCTTGGCCTTGGGAGACCTGGACCTGGTGCGGGTTAAAGTGATGAGCGAAGGAGGCGGTCGGGTTGTTGGAGTGTTGAGGAGGAGGCAGGAAGCTATCGCTGAAAGCATTCTGGGCGTTAGCATAGTGCTCGAGAATGTTATGGTGGCGGATCGGGTCGGATCCAGAAGCCGGTTCGTGCTCATCGGCAGAGAGCATGATCGAGGAAGGGTTACCCCATTCATATTCCAAcataatttccttttttcctaaACCACGCAGTTGGAGGAAATCTGCACTGAAGCAAAAGCCAAAGCCAAACCAaacgcccaaaaaaaaaaacaaagaatgtgTCAGTAAACGATTCTctgtcggtttctctctctctctctctctctctatttctccGTTTCCAATACAAAACAGTCGAAACCTTACCTCACACcgaaagagaaagagatgacGAGGTTGGTAATTGGGAAAAACAGTACAAATTTTAGGCTCGCTGTCTTTCGTGAGAGGCTCAGCTACAATGGTTTAACAGGGTTTGTCTCCAGAGAAGAAATGAAGCAGAAGGAGTGGGTCTATTTGGGTATGTGTCCCTCCACCTAAAAAGCTcttccttttaaattttttttttttttttaatctctctctctttctatgttTCAGGGAAGACGGGAAAAGAAAACTGAGTTATGAGGCGGCTACTGCAGAGGGAAGTGATTGGTGGGATGTATTGTGAGCGAAATGCGTGAAGGAGAGGTGTGGACTTCTAATTTCTATATTGACCAAATGATGGTTACTTATTTACGAAGGAATGCCACTATCAATGGAATGGAATTTGTGTGGTAAGGTTCCTACTTCCCAGTCCAACTAGTTTGGACGAGTTGGAgtgtttccttctttttttttttcccccttgccAAGTGACTTTTTGAAACCGTGTGGGTTTACTCAatttctccttcttttttttttttaattattattattatttattttccctcTCTGCGTCTGTTCTATGCCCACGCGTTTGGGGGTATTTAAAACTTGGGGCCCACTTGCTGAATTGCCTTGTCTAGTTTCATCAGTCTTATGCAGCCGATCATCATGGCtttctgagtttttttttattttcacagtttcatttaatatttgtctcagagaataaatataaaaacatttctattatattttaaatttttttaatttgagggTGACCTGATGAATGTTGAGTAGAAAGCACCagtaaaatacatttttcaaattttttgtcaTCACTTGCTTTTCGATcggtttcatatatattttgcatttatataaaaagaaaaaaagatgtaCCACCACTCATAAGCTCACCGTTAATTGGGACccaattttctttcatttatttatttcatttttggtatatagatatatattttttatttgtcacaTTTAATagctgaaaaataaaataaaatcattagtTCAATTCCCTAGGATGAAGCAACCTTTTTCCATCCAtaactaaattttaattatatggttttattaattttttttttttaagcatagAATATATGGCAGTGTATGGTTATTATAGAAATCTCTCAACTTCCTCACAATTAAAAAATCATCCTATTGTATTTCTGAATAAATTGGCTGCTTTGACTGGAGTTTCAATGTAATGCAAAAggttagcaattttttttttttttgaattctcaATCTAAATAAACAGGgtttatcaatataaaaaattatttatgatcgtTAGAAAATGACGGTTCACCCAATTGATAAAACTCCATTAATTGTCTGAAACCAAACGTACAATCGATGAccataaaatgtttaattaaccCCATGCAGCTATCATGTTTGATCATTTTAGGAATTGAGAAAGTGATGCTTAAAACATGTTTGGATATAATTATGCTAACGAAAAATAGGAGTGGTGCAAGGTTGGCCACACTGAAAGCGAAACCATGTGTTTCATCCCAATCACAGACATCAATTACATAATTACTGGTGCTTCTATATTTATAATCTTTCTGTACTATTTATAAACTTAATTTCCTctattttagtttgatttttattacCAATTAAAACGCATCCATTTTTAAGTGATACAGACTTATTATATGTTTTGGTGAAAGCTAGTTGTTCAAACATCAGAGAGCAAAATCATCAACAATCAATCTCAATTCACAAtcagaaaaagttaaaaagaaataatgataataataatagaacgcTATAAAAAAGTTTGGTATATATTCTGTACAAGTTTCAGAATGCCTGTGTCACAGGGCTCTTATTGACAGGTAGGTTTTCAAATCCCACCTCCTAACCTAACCCTATGCTTTCACTTTCAGAATGAAAATTATGTACAAGATTAATCATCAGTGGATTTAAAACTGAGTCATTCattcatattaattaattaaaacaaagtaaGCAACTAAACTTTACTTCGAAATTCCcctaaaaaaactattttaattatatgaaaaattataataaaaatagttaatttgatTTATGATTAAAATTTCTGTAAAAGCAtgaatttattgatttatttattagaaaaaacagAAGGTTGGGAATAGGGGAGTGGGGCGTTGGGTGTAGTTAAAGGGAAGAGAGATCAGAGAAGAGATAAAAAGGGCAAAACAGGCAAAAGACAGGAGAGCAGATGATCGTATCTACATCGTACGTTGTATTATTCGGTGTTGCAAGTATTTTGTCCATATTCATTATCTCAACCCACCTCTACTCGCTCTCTGATGGAGATCACTGCTTAGGTTATCAGATCACTTAATCCCCCAGCAAAGAGGGTAGAATTACAGAAATGCCTTCGGTGTGGGACACGTGGAGTTGATCGAAGGGAAGGGGATTGGGTAACAGTGTTAGAGGAGAGGGCGGGGATTAAAAAGGAAGGGAATGGGAAAGAGGCGGAGACTGAGTCAGTGAGTCTGATAGTCCAAAGTGAGTGCAGAGAACAGAGACTGGTGGCATTTGGTGGGAAGAAAGGCTGACAAGGAAGTTGACTCTTTTGTACGGAATGTCTAATACTTGGTCAGAGGCACATTAAtcatttctctcttttttttatttttatgaaaaattagatatatgctttcaataatttaataattattattattcacatGTGTTAATAATAAATGTTGTTGTTTTCTAAGTTTTGATAaggataataaaaattttgattttttatcagtttttttttttttcctttttcctcttttttttttttgttttttgtttttttgtagttGTAATGAATGGTTAGCATCGACCTTGTTCATTTTCCACATGGTTTTGAATTGTATTATTATGTGAAAGTGATTGAGAAAATCTGTCAAAAATAATTGTGTTTGGTTTGCTTGTTAACGTGTCCAACATTTGGGCAACAAACGACTTAAAACAAAGTTGTTTAGATTTGAAgcagaaataaaaattatttatgaaagaatgccaagttcaatgatttttcacactgtttattttatatttttatattttttaaattttggtcaAAGGCTGCGACACATGGTAGGTGGTTTCTTATCTATTTTTCTCGTTTATCTACTTCTGGTGTGGTCAGAGTCGGTTCGTTCTTGTGCTTCCAACGTCTATAAACTCTTCAATCGTTTTTGAGTCTTTtggtataaaaaattcaataaatagagGGGAAAATACAGAAAGAACAAGCCCTTTTTCTCGTTTAACAGAATCGAACAGAAATCCAAAATTAGAAGCTGAGCAAATAATGCATGGAAATGCTAGTAAAGTTTAAAAAAGTTTATGAGGATTAAGATGCAAAATTGCTGACAAAGTTGTCCTGGTCAACACAGATTAACCATTTGGGAGAGGATCTTCGAACCCTATAAGCTAATGGCTAATCAACCATGTCCAAACGATTCCAGGTAATATTCTCAGTTTCACAAATTACTGACTCCAGAAACAAAGCCATAGAAgtgaaagaaaagaatataatttttagtaTGCAATAATGGAATCTAATTAAAGACAGAGCAAACAGATCATCACCCAGGTTGAGAATCACAACTGAAATCGTGGGTTGTATTTTAGCATTTTTCCGATAATAATTCCTGTTTCGTCGATACTTTTTCAGTCATTTGTCTTTGGCTATCAAATGCAAAAATACTTCTCCTGCATGGTACAAACTAGTCAGAAATTCCCACCTTCCTTGCTCACTTCCTAGAGGTAAAGATGTTAACGTGAAAATTATTGCCAGCTGAAAGCCTCCTCAGTTTTCTGTAACagaggatgagatttttatttttatttgtatttctctCAAATGTCATTGTTTTAATAAGTACGTCCAAACTTTTGGAAATCTTGGGTTAAACGGGACCACAAAGTAACAAGACAATGGCATTCCATGCTTCGAGTGTACTAAGAGTGCACACGAAATTTCCACATTGCAACATTGCCAGTGAATGCAACTAGAAATAAATGGTCCTTCAACTAGAAATCAATCTCTTTTCCTCAGTAGGAAGAGGACGttttgaaagaaagaagaaagagaaaagccaaattttttttaccatagtAACGTAGCAATGCAGCATATTCTCATTTGTGGGAACATCATAGAAATGTAACATTTCTCTACGAATCCCTtggtagaaaaaatatattccaAAAGGTTTTCCTTCTATATGCATTCTTGATTCAGCTTATGAATGCCTAAACTCAAAGTGACCATTTGTCGGGGTGGAGGCAAGGTTACAGAATTAGCACTTAATGAACACACTACTACCATAAATTCTATGTGCTAGTTATGTGACAAAGATAATTCAAAATGCTTGCTAGACCAAAGATTGAGGCTAATACCTTTCCCCAGAGTCTGGAATTGGAGGGCAGGTTACAAAAATTGAATGTTATCTATAAACACACTTAATTTTTCTTGTCTGTCAGGGTTACAAGAGAATTGAGAACTCCAGGACTGATCTTGTCGGCAAGTGCACCTTTTTCCGATATTAAAAGGGACTTATCCTTAACGTAGCTTTGTAGTTTCTTAGTCTCAAAATCAAGACGATCTTGATCTGTGTTACAGCAACAGGATCGagacaattaataattaaaaattaacaatagaGAAAAAGTATCTtatgatggaagaaaatgatAAATACCACATTAAGTTCCAAGTTCTAATAGTTAAGACTTGAATGGCAACAGAAACAAGTAAAAAACTTCGAGAGAAATTCCTTCAATAAGCTCTAAGAAGAAAGTTTTCCTACTATTTGGGTTGCAATCCTCCAGCAGGAATAAAACCAGTTTTTCTATTCTATTTTGTTAAATTGCAATTACTTCATTTTAAGGAAGAATAACAAGCAGGATTAGTTCTTATATGGAAGTGAATCATCCAGAGTACTCCTAGAGTTGTATGTCCACCACATAGTGAAATTTGGAAAGTTTATAATCTAGATAACCAATTTTCAATAAATGACAGAAGCCTCTTGTCTTTAGTAAATGTTTCATTATCCTAGTCTTCCCTACTTTTATGTTGATTCTTATGCtgtaaaattgaaaagtttGTCACCAGACATGCCTTGTACAAGGGTGATCTGAACAAGTTAGGCTTATTTATTCATGGCTCTTTCAGGAGGATTTTAATTAGGAAAGATTGATCATCAACTAAAAAACTCTCTAACCATAAATGAGTTTAAGCTTGCATAGAAAATACTAGTTAAGCTGTTAAAATGAAGAAGTATGACAATCAATAAGCAGATGAACTAGCATATTAGAAGTACATCATAAAGGAGATTGTTGCATGCAATAAAGAATTTGCAAATATAGATCATATAACTACACACTAAAATGGAACTACCAACTCTTCCATGGGaccttctaaaaaataaaagagacaaTGTTGATTCCCTGATTGAAGAATCAAATGCTATACAAAGGAAGGActattttttccccctttcaCTCATCTTTTCTCATCTAAGAAGCATCTTGGCTGAAGTTATGTGCACTGCATGGGTCCTCATCACAAAATCTAATCTCAAAGTTTAAGAGATTTTTGCAGTTTTGGTACAGGGTAAAGAAAAAGTTCAAAGTCAAGATGTTTCAACAATTACCTTATTTCATTATTTCTAGGACATGAACATAAAGCAACTTGGAAAGGTAGGAGGATTCCCACCGAGTGCTCTccattataacatatattattttgacaGTGAAATTTCCTGATCTAGATTCTCCTCCTTCGCACAAGTGTCCTTCAAACAGAAACATGTTCTTTCTaagatatttttagttttttcctcATATTTCAAAGTCTGATATTATGTTATCCAGTTGATACATTTTACTATCCTCTGCTGGCATAAGATaccttgaatttaatttttaagcgTCTGACAAGAGTTAGATCTTCCTTTTTCCTAAGTACTTTGATCCTAAAACCAAAGCTTTAACGTATTGATCTATAAGCAGCATTTTGTCTCTTTTGAGaattttataagattaaaaacataaatatgtaACCCAAAGACAGCTACTAAAttcatacaatttaaaaaaaaaataaaaaaagctataGAAAAATACCTGTCTCCAAGATGGTatgagcagcatgaaatggaaCCCTGGCAAAGACATCAGTTCCAGGGAACACCATCCATGTGCGCTCGTTGGAGTCATGGTTGCCACATGTGGCACATACCTCCTTAACCAAAGGTCTCGAATTAGAGCCCCCAATCTCCCTCATTATAGACTCAAATGGAGATGGAACACTTGTCTTCGTTGTTCTGGCCCTCTTCCTCAAAGCTGTAAGTGCTTCCCTATTCCCATTCCTCATCCTATCAGTTTCAA
It encodes:
- the LOC107424208 gene encoding squamosa promoter-binding-like protein 8: MLEYEWGNPSSIMLSADEHEPASGSDPIRHHNILEHYANAQNAFSDSFLPPPQHSNNPTASFAHHFNPHQVQVSQGQGHHHNHNHNHHALSLYDPRAYAATSSYAPPQPLSMLSLDSVTGGGGHGGQGFMLVPKSEEVCRPVDFASRIGLNLGGRTYFSSEDDFMNRLYRRQRPVEPGSTNSPRCQAEGCNADLSHAKHYHRRHKVCEFHSKASTVIAAGLTQRFCQQCSRFHLLSEFDNGKRSCRKRLADHNRRRRKTQQPNQENPKLLAENSRILPSDSVERSPPDSGAQSSSSVTVAVSPPRMSLVCFRQRSYQSSTSSSVSSSSLFFSNG
- the LOC107424226 gene encoding uncharacterized protein LOC107424226, which produces MDETMKQFQQSLIELETEAEHLLLARHQLVETDRMRNGNREALTALRKRARTTKTSVPSPFESIMREIGGSNSRPLVKEVCATCGNHDSNERTWMVFPGTDVFARVPFHAAHTILETDQDRLDFETKKLQSYVKDKSLLISEKGALADKISPGVLNSLVTLTDKKN